The Magnolia sinica isolate HGM2019 chromosome 3, MsV1, whole genome shotgun sequence genome includes the window AAGGAGTGCTGTCAGGTGTATATCAGCGTCCGCCGTGATGTTTTGGATGAGTGCTTGTCTATTCTCGGCGTGGATAAGCTGAGCATTGAAGAAGTGCAGAAGATTGAGTGGAAGGATTTGGAcgagaagatgaagaagtgggcCCAGGCGGTTAAGATTGCAGTCCGTGTCCTTCTTTCAGGCGAGAAGCGTCTCTGTGagcagatttttgggccatcagTGCTGATTGGGGACGTCTGCTTCGCAGAGACCGCCAAAGGCTGTGTCATGCAGCTGCTGAACTTTGGCGAGGCCGTGGCCATCAGCCGGCGTTCAGCTGAGAAGCTCTTCCGGATACTCGACATGTACGACGCTATCGCTGACGTCCTGCCGGACCTGCGGGCCCTGTTCCCGGACGACACTGGCGACTTCGTATGTAATGAAGCGGAGGGGATCCTGAAAGGCCTGGGTGAGGCTGCCAAGGGCACGTTCACTGAGTTTGAAAATGCGGTACAGCGAGAAACATCCCGGAAACCGATGCAGGGCGGCGAGATCCATCCACTGACGCGGTATGTGATGAATTATGTTAGGTTACTTGTTGATTACAGTGACTCGCTGAATTCTTTGTTAGATGACAATACAACGGACAATCGTCCGGATGGCGATGACGATGGGTGTTTGGACGGTATATCTCCGATGGGCCTTCGCTTGCTGTCTCTGATATCCTGCCTAGAATCCAATCTCGAGGAGAAGTCAAAACTTTATGAGGATGGGGCCATGCAGTATATATTCCTGATGAATAATATCCTCTACGTAGTTCAAAAAGTTAAAGACTCTGAGCTTGGGAAGCTTTTGGGCGATCGGTGGGTCCGCAAGCGCCGCGGCCAGGTGCGTCAATATGCAACGAGTTATCTTCGAGCTTCTTGGAGCAGGGTCTTGTCTTGCTTGAAGGACGAAGGATTGGGCAGTGGCGGAAGGTCGAGTGAGGTCTCCAAGGTTGCACTCAAGGAAAGATTCAAGAATTTCAACTTGGGGTTTGAAGAAGTTTATAGGAACCAGACGACGTGGAAGGTTCCAGATCCTCAGCTCCGGGAAGAACTTCGTCTATCAATATCAGATAAGGTCATCCCAGCGTACCGCTCGTTCATGGGGAGGTTCGGGGGTCATCTAGAGAGTGGAAGGCATGCGGGGAAATACATTAAGTACACGCCAGAGGACATAGAGAACTTTCTACAGGATTTGTTTGAAGGATCACCTGGGCCATTGAATCACCTAAGGAGAAAACTAAGTACGTAACGGACAAGATTCTTGTAATGGGTAAGCTTTTGATCTTTCCATAGAGTTGTTGCTGTTGGGAGTTCAGATCTCACACTTATAAGTTAAGCTTTGATTagttgttcttttctttttcgatGTTTATGTTATTATCACAGATATCTCTTGATACTTGTCCATGCCTCCTTCTCTGTATTGTAATGTAAACTGTACATGTATTGTAGTTCATCTTATGTGTGAATCTTGTCAGGACCTTGTGAATTCCTTACCTTAGATGATTAACTGCTGAGTTTGCAGCTGAAATTGAATTGTGGTTTTGGCTTTGGCTTTGCAAAACTGGTGCATCATTTTCTTAGACATCCTCTTTATCTTCCAGTAACTAGGTTGTGGCTTTTCTATGTATTTAGCTACTGCTTCATGTTCCTTGAACTTCGTTGTGTCTTTACTTAAAGAAATCCCGTGTTATGGATTGAAATAAACAGCCATGTGTTTTTCAAGGCTGAATTTGGATGCACCGTTGAATTGTGTTATAAAATGGAAGATGACCAAATTGCAAATACCTTCTGTGATATTCACGTCGAGGAAGCAATGTGGAATTGCAATTATGTTACTTCCAAGTTGGGATTTGAAAGGACTGTGGCTGCAATTTTGCGTCTACTTTCTTATTAAACCAGGTGTCCCCCACCACCATCATTGTAGCCTTGTCCTAACCATTTGGGTCGGCTGAACACAGTGTCTATCTATGACTAAATATAAGgtcatgtttggaaaccatggattccatgccaaacagcagaaaaagaaaagaaggttttCCTTAAAGaaggttttcctttgatgtgacgatttatgttgtttggatagcagagaaaagggtggattccaccgagtaatcattacacttttgcacatattttttttttgaaatgttacaCCTCCATATTTTGGATTCTTGGCACAAGAAATTAAGGTGAGAATTGTGAGAGGAACTTGAGATCAATGTTGTCGAATCACACGATTGCATAtgcctatgcgcatatgcgattgcacaatcgcatatgcgattgcatatatatatatatatattttaattttaatttttttaaaaattaatatatatatatataaataaatagggatttttttttttaaaatgtaaaaatatataagaaattaagtagaacttttctaagttaatagataactaattttacatattcaaAATGCATTTGAGAGAGataataatgcaggggcattttcacaccgggctcgagtggggtcgcctgtgggatgcagggacacactcgggatgggcggggctcacgggggaggtctcgtgttcgagactccttattgggcgtgattaatgcgcatttcacaccagactcaagtggggtagcccgtgggatgtggggacacactcggggtgggctgCCCGTGtaaggtggtacccatgtgatttggggcccacgaggggggttcggtcgaggtcctaacctatgagatgtagggcctgggctatgagataaaagggttaattcgccatgctctaacagttcgagcttttagagcaagtggttaattgtcttgcatcaaattggtatcagtgcgggaggtctcgtgttcaagactcctcaccgagggtgattaatgcaggggcattttcacaccgggctcgagtggggtcgcttgtgggatgcaggggcacactcggggtgggcggggcccacgggggaggtctcgtgttcgagactcctcaccgggggtgattaatgcgcatttcacactgggctcgagtggggtagcctgtgggatgcggggatacacttggggtgggtggcccgtgtgaggcggtatccatgtgatttggggcccacgagaggggttcggccgaggtcctaacccatgagatgtggggcttgggctatgagataaaaagattaatttgccatgctctaacagttcaagcttttagagcaagtggttaattgttgaattaaacatcaagtcattgacatttaacaatatagttaacaagaagcaataacaaaatcaacaagctatttatttattattgtagaaaatcaacaagcgatcttccttgaaacttgcaagtgcttgaatcttgatattCCAACTTCCAAGAGTGAGGGAATGTAggtaggggggagagagagagagagagagagagagagagagagagagagagagagagagagagagagagagagagagagagagagagagagagagagagagagagagagagagagagaccacttgtaattaagaaatgtaagagaaaaatagagtaagagaattttggagtgagaatattgcaaatggaggagatttggatgcctttttataggaaaaacgttgttttttttgcaaaaaaataaaaataaaattcaatgttccatggccaatatgcgatcgcatattttcgcatatgccacatatgcaattgcatatgtgCCAtggtcgcatatgccatgatcacatatgcgatttgcatatggatatgtgcatatgtgatcgcacatgacaacactgcttgagatttccacttgctaccGAAACGAGAACTcaaattggaatccatgtttcaattgTTCTTATGGAAATCCTTATTGGAATTattgtttttttcccctttatttTGTGTTGGATTCcacgtatccaaacatgcccttagcatTTCGAGTTtcgttgtcttttttttttttggttttgttttgtttttgtttttttgaacaTTGAGTTGTTGCTTTTGCTGCTGTTTCCTGTGCATTTATCTTGTCCactgttgaacatcaacactgtttAGTGTAGGGCTGGTGCATAATGTTGAAATGGTATCTCCTCTTTGCTGCTAGTTTCTACAACCACCATCTTAGTTCCATGGTTTTTGTGATGTTTTGTACATCATTCTCTTCCCTCACCTCCTCAATCATGTCATCAATCAAGGATTCAGCTTAAGTGCTACAATGCACCCTTGGAACTATTACACCTCCTTTGGCAAAGAATATTGTTACGGAAGTATGCATTAGAAGCAAGCAAACCTTTATTCTTGACACTTTAACCATTCATGATCTTTCATCTTGTTTTCGTCTGTTGAACAAATCCTCTCAGGGGTGGCCCAAGGCTGGGTCAGAATGAAAGTCATCTTTTGTAATTTGTTTTTTGAGACTTGATAGCACACACAACCTATGGAGAAtatgactttttattttttaaattgatgATTGATGACAAAATAACTTTAATGTAAGGCTCAATGGGCTCAAAATTTCAAGGATCCATTAAGGCAACGGATACAATGAcaaataaagggcctaagggtcCATTCTTAGCGagagggtctgcaatgcaattAGCCTGCCTGATTTGGCGTAAAATTCACAAGGTCTAAgcagttgcaggatccttctaactggTTGCTGCTCCTGCTTTAAATCATGCTTCAGACTTGCACTTCAGCGCCTCTTTGAATCATGCTATGGACTAGCTCTCTAGCTCCCGCTTTCTGGCCATTTATACTTGATAATATTTTGAAACAACTCTTCCTTGCTTCTGCACTTGAATCTGTTGCTGCTTTGCTTCATGCTTCGTGCTACGACAGCCTACAGGTCTAACAACCAAATCAATCCTGTCTTATCTAGATTCTAGACTTGATAAATGTTCGGTGACAACcaatgtttgaagtatcggtatcgctacaaattTCGCTGCccggggatacagaaacaatatcgatatcttTGACAACCTGAAATGCAGAGAAACATTGGtgaaacggtggaatttttcagtgaaacttctggagatgctaaaatacgcatattttcatatttagggacagaaaaatattgcaaaaagaatgtatacataataagtttccatttaatgggggcttaaaagtaTGTGTTGTTGttagaaattagtccaaccagcTTATCCATcctatctatccatccaaacatccattgatattttaGAATATCGACCTTGCACGCACAATTTTTCGCTGAGAAATTGtcgacaactggaaaggaaacaaaagactgTGGTCTCGATATTGTCCATGTTGCAATAACTataatatcacgatattatcaatattatcatcgacaaattgaacactgcatacGTATATGTGCCCATAAAAAACTTTGAAATGAATTTCGTTTTTACTAAACAAAATTTTGGCAATATTGACATATTGGCaacattatcgaaatatcgccaatacattggtgatacaagtgaCGCTAGGAATTTACACggtaaaaaatattggtgatacattggaaATATGCCGATATTGATACATCGGCAATACACGCGACTCTTGGAATTtgcacaattgaaaatattggtgatacattggctaTATCggtacattggcgatacttagcaatacatcaccgatacttggaatttttgatactaccagtgttattggtatcattgagctggagatacggataatattggggatatttcgataatatcggggatacttcgAGTAATGGCAACACCTGAATGGGATGAGCTAGCTCCATGAATCTATTCAGTGCAGATCGGCACACTTTGTATCAGACATGGTACCATGATGCTTGAATCCGATGTTGATAATGGGAGGCAATTCTTTTTTGCTTTGAATTGATGTGGCTTGAAGAGGAAGACTTCGTGAAACAGATAGTCAGAGAGTGGTGGGGTTTGTTTAGAGTACAATGGTTATTTTCTTATGATGAAACTCATCATTAGGAGCGAAAATGAAAAAAGAGTCTTTTATAAAGTGTAGAGGAAGCAAAAGCTCCAATTATAGTGAAAAATGGGATCGATAGGGGGAGGAAGCATTTCAAAAGGAGTTGTTGGCAGGAATAGCCTAAAGTTTGATTTCAAGAAGAAAgtaaatgagaaaatcaaatgttgACAGCAATTAATGGCGTTATGGCTAAAAGAAAGGGATAAGATTAAGAACAGAAGGTACTTTTATGGAGCAGCAAATGTGGGGAGATAATGCATTCTTAGCTTGGATGGGGAAAGCCTTAGATGGACAAGAATATAAGCAATTATAAAATTTTAGTTGGTTTTGTTAAATGCAGGAAAATGGAATAGGCCTGGGTTGTGTAATCTTTATTTTGACGGGATAGAAGGAGGCTGATTGATTGGAGAGTTTGATAGGGTAGGAAGAGGTCCGAGAGGTGGTGTctagtttggggagtgacaaagATCCTGGCATAGATGGTTGTCGcgttctttcattctttctttactgccttttttttttggagggcAATTGGAAAGTATGATATCATGTGCTTCATTATTGGAATTTTATGAGAGgggaaaattatttaaaaattagaggtcttttctcattgcATTAGTTCCTTTTCTGCAATCCTTGCATTAATTCCAAAGAAAAATGGTGTTGAAAGCTTGAAGGATTTTTGTCTCGTTAATCTCATTGGAAGTCCTTATAAGATAACTTTGCTAGAGTCTTGTGACGAGGTTAGGCAAGGTCTACGTGTCAGTGATCTCTTTATCTTAGGAGCTTTTAGTCATGGGAGATGGATTTTTGATGGGGCGGTTATTGGTCATGATGATGTATTGGCTCTAGGTATAGAGAAAGTCGTTGCTATTTTCAAAATTGATGTAGAAAAGGCATGTGATGTGgattggaatttcttagactataTGCTTTGGAGGCTCGAGTTTTGGGTGAGGTTGAGTTTGGGCCAGGCTAGGCTAGGCCTTGGTCGGAATAGACACTTAGACTCGAGGCTCGAGCCTAGTCTGCCGACCTGAAAAAAATTGGCCAGGACTGGGtccgactcgacccgacttgACCCAAAAAGTTAGAAAATCCTTATTTCCTCCttgaattttcctaatttatccatttatcaaatgggccacagatgcagagagagagagagagagagagagagagagagagagagagagagagagagagagagaggaacgaaAACGAACATTTCACATTCAGGATAGATGGTTGCCTAACTAAGGATtagaatggcatatttgtaggatataacacatgtatataaaAAGTTGGGCTGGGCTAAAATGACTTAAGCCGAAGCCTGACCTAGAAATTGATTAGGGGAGGGGTGTGGGGCTTGGCCTAGCCGATGAGCCAAGCTAGTAGGTTCAAACTTGGCCCAAAGCTGGGTTGGGCGGGCTGCCTAGCCCATTGCCCCCCTTAGTCTTCAAGGGCCTTTTAAggggatctagggtttaggggTAGGTGGACTCTTTGTCCCCATTCTTGTTTGTGGTAGTAACAGAGGGCTATTAGTAGAATGATGGCCAAAGCAAATGAGGAAGGATCAATTCACTGGTTTAAGATGCAAAATTCAACTTTTTGTCATCTCAGTTTGCCAATCATTATTCCTTTTTTATGCGGACAAGGCAGAGGTTGATAATCTTCGCAAGGTGATAAGGTGCTTTGACGCAGCATTAGGCCTCAAGATTAATATTGAAAAAAAGgtgaaaatttgagaatttgGGTTAGAAGGGAGTAACTTCctagttgtgtttttttttttttttaaaatttaaaagctGCAAAATAGGGATACTTCCATATTAATATTGTGGTTTGCCTCTTCTCGCCAGCCATTGGGAAGCCTTCACTCCATTTTTTGGGATTTAGTTGCCGGTAGAGTGGACAAAAAGCTTTTGGGttggaaaaagaagatattttgtTGTACGCGGGCCGACTGTCATTAACTCTGAATTAGCTAATATTCCTATATATCACATCTTTATTTTCAGTGCCTGTTCAAGGTTATCCAAAACCTTGGAAGGAATCCAGAGAGTGTTCTTATGAGCAGGATTAGAAGAACAACACAGAGTTTGGGAGGGGCAGGTCTAAAATCGTTAAAATACACATACATTGTGTTACTAGAAAAGTGGCTCTGGAGTTTTTGGGATGGAAGAAAATAATTGGTGAAGGCGAACTGTGGCGTGTTAATTTGGTAGTGGACTAGGAGGATGGTGTGCAAAGATTTGTCTCAACATAAGGCTTCCATGTTTCGAAGGCAGTGTTCAAAATAGAGAAGGAAGTTCTAAGGTGATTTTGGGAAGTTAAGAGACAGAATTTGTCTTTGTGTTTGGGAAGATGCATGGTGGAATGCTTGTCCTCTCTATCAAgcatttttgtgattgtttcagGTGGCATCAAACAAAGATTCAATATTAGGTTTGCTATATGGAGAGCGGCTAGGTGGTATGGTCTTTCGACATTTTAGGATGTCTCTCGGTGATGAAGAGATCGAGGATGTCATCAGTTTCATGAAGTGTTGAACAAATATTTTGTCCGAATATGGGAGAAGTAGATGAGTGGGAATGGCGCTTGGCCTTTCTCTGTTAAGTCCTTTTATTTGAAGGTTTCACCATCGATCATTTGGGAAGTAGAAATATATGGTTATTACTGATGCACCTTCGCAGCGAGCAAAATGGTTTATATCTCCATAATGAGTTCGTTGCATTTGTGCATGTAGCTATCAAAAATCTGTTTTGAACTGTGTTATTGAAATAAAACCGTGCATAATtgcttaatcattttaaaataggCAAAAAACAAGTTGCTTGATCATTTAAAAATATGCTAAAAAACTTGTTTTTTGGGCAACTCAATTgaatgcctttaaaaaaaaatgcttctatatatatatatatataaaatcattattgttatttttttaggACGATTTGAAATTGATAGTTGGCATCCATTTATAGAATCGAGTAGAGGGTGAAAATTTTAGTGGGTGTTTATAGAATGATTGCTTGAAAatgaaggatttgagagaggcaAAAGAATGATTTCCACCCTCATTGGATTACCTAGGTACATTATTGCTCATGCATGCATGGAAAGGGATCCATTTTATTTGAAGTTTTGtattttcatcttgtttatacgatacctttcaaaataaataaataaatccacacCTGTAGGTGCATATATagctgtttctctctctctctctctctctctctctctctctctctctctctctctatttctttagTCGACCTGAACTTTCCATTCTCCAAGTTTCTTCCCCCATTTATTTGATGAAATATTGACTGTGTTTTTAATGATTGAAACTGGATTAGACGAGAAAATTTCCCCTACTTCTTTTTGCCATATGGCGTTTTGCTAACCGTGATTCGACAGTCATTGCATTGGTGATGCCGGCTTGGATTTAGGATTTCACCCAGATGTGGGATGGATTTCACTGAGGGCAATGTTTCAAATAGCGCTCGTAGCGTGGCctagcgctacgtagcgtcccaaatagcgtaaatcccctgtagcgtggtcgtagcgtacgctacagttATGTAGTGTGTAGtgtccgtagcgtaagctacaatgtattttttttactattttagtttttttattattttttcacgtttctttgtttctaatgttgaggaatgtgacacttgtattgtacttgatacttttaacctatgagatttttatttcttttcataattgtgacttgtggtttcaattagacattattaattaaagtggtttgcctagaaagttgttgatgtaataattatttgatttggcttatatatgtggattgacttttgataaatgataactaataacttttttgaacatgcttataattgataaaatgaatcatcttttaggcatatatatatatatatatatatatatatatatatatatatatatatataaatttttatatatatatatatatatatatatatatatatatatatatatcctttttcAATCAAAGGTTTTATAAAGCAGCTCCAAAAAATAGAAGTAGTGTGtggcttacgctacatgctatagaggggctgagcgctacgcatcacgctaccgctatttaaaacattgattgagGGGAAGAAAAATGGATCTGCAGTATCTTGCTATGATTGTGACATTTTGGACAATATGGAAGGAAAGAATATGAGAATCTTTTGTAATGAAGCTACTTGAAACGAGGTACTTTTATCAGGGTTTGGGGAAGAATTGTAAGTTGGGCGAATGCTTAAACCTTTTGGTGGGTTATCCAGGGAGCAAATTgaggattattttattttatttatattttttgggGAGCTTCCTCTTCCTTTAATGATTTTAAGCTGCCCGTAGAACAAAGGGGAAAAAGTCTCCCTAGGTACATGGACATGTCTGCTAGTTGCGGTGGAAGCCTTTGGAATTGGACATGAAGACTAGTTCACATGGAGGATCACATATTCACATGTTGCCCATGTGATTGTATTGGAAGAATCTCACTCTACTATCACCGATTTTGCTGGCCAACAACTTCATCCGATTGGAACTTTTGGTACCCAATGGACCGGAAAAAGGAAACTTAACAATGCCTTGGTCCGGAATTGGAACTTTTGGTACCCAATGGACCAGAAAAAGGGCACTTAACAATGCCTTGATCATCTCTTAAAACCCACCTCTGACTTCCCGAGATTTCCCTGGTGCTTGTGTAAAAGAAGGTTTGATAAAATTACACCAGAGAATGATTGTGCTTACATGCTCTATAGAATGAGtaaaatataataacatagaacgGGCTATTAAATATTCTGTTCCTAAACACCTCCTTAAGTTGCAGATTGAAATCCACCACTGCCAGCTTTTGCTAATAAAGAGTTGAATTTCATTTTTCAAAGGAAGCAATGAGATTGTTGATACCCTAGCTTAGTATGGTGCATTGCGTTGAAAATCGAGATGCCTCATCCCTCAGGAAAAAAAGGAAGTCGAGATTTCTCTTTAGTGATACCAGTGATCGCAATCTTGAGGAATTATGGGTAATTCTTGGTGGTCCCCGAGCTTTGGCAAAAGCTTTTGCTAGCTGGTCTTAGTGGTTTGACTGTATGGCTCCTCTATTTACTACCCTTTCATTGAAATAGAAAAGGAACAAAAGGATACAGAACGTTCCTTCTTCATTTGATCCTTTTTGCTATGAGAGCCAATATCTATTCATCAATGTCTTCATATTTTGCTTTCTTAAAATACTCAATTGTTGACAATGTAGCTGGCGCTCGGACTTCCATAACTAATGATAGAAGTTCATGTGAGCATAATGTTTAATGTTGTTTTTTCATCAACATTTTAACTCAAATTGTTCACCAATGACGTCGTCCATGGAAGATGCAGGaagaaatttttttatgaaatcaGTGGTTGATGTAGCAAGGGATGAAGAAACACTGATCAGAGTTGGTGCCTAGGTTTCTTAGAGGAAACCCAGAAAAAACCTCTAGTCAGTGGAGGAAACAATCTTCAGTGAGAGGATCATAAAGCTCGTGTTTCCTTTTCTTGTCACAATTTTTTATAAGCAAAGctaaaaaagaaaaaccccaGTTAACTTCTAAGCTCAACCATCAATCCTATAAAGCCTAGTAACTTTTAATCTCTACCACCTGCTATTTGATGATACCAAAAGTACCCATGaaacagaaaaaaaaatctcaaaaaattgtTAAATCTTTCGGCCAGATTTTCGGCTCGAAACAATGTAATTTTGCCATACGTGTTGAACATCACAAATCTCAGAAAGGCCTTTGAAACTTTCTGAATAAAGCTCAGAAGGGATTCGAGTATGCAAAGTTGTGCCTCCTAGAAGGTTTGTGTGGGTCTTGGGtccatgtggggtctgatttgaAGAATCACAACCTCTTTTCTTGGTGTCCATTTGTTGTGGCCCTGGCCAGGGCTTGATGCTTTATCTCATACTTCACTAGTGACTGCTCCTTCGTTGGTCCTCTAATTCTTGATTTAGAAGGCTTTTAAGTCAGGCTGCATCATTCTCGTCCCCTGCTTGGCAAAGAATTCATCCACGAGTTCGATTCTTATTTCTTTGCCGTCTTTGAATCAATCCAACAT containing:
- the LOC131239505 gene encoding exocyst complex component EXO70B1, encoding MAATIDGDERVMATAQHILKSLGTTKDLTKDMISILSNFDHRFSAMTDLLPSSAAADAAGATETPQSLLDSTEQIILRGTSNSHDSLLWEDSPEAAADYLCAIDQILDLTLSSPAQDETLDRAESLLQVAMSRLEDEFRHILIRNTVPLDAGRLYGSIRRVSLSFTSNDGEITEDFESSVEEEERGSPALAAVSVGEDEDLPVDLVHPDAVADLREIADRMMRSGYEKECCQVYISVRRDVLDECLSILGVDKLSIEEVQKIEWKDLDEKMKKWAQAVKIAVRVLLSGEKRLCEQIFGPSVLIGDVCFAETAKGCVMQLLNFGEAVAISRRSAEKLFRILDMYDAIADVLPDLRALFPDDTGDFVCNEAEGILKGLGEAAKGTFTEFENAVQRETSRKPMQGGEIHPLTRYVMNYVRLLVDYSDSLNSLLDDNTTDNRPDGDDDGCLDGISPMGLRLLSLISCLESNLEEKSKLYEDGAMQYIFLMNNILYVVQKVKDSELGKLLGDRWVRKRRGQVRQYATSYLRASWSRVLSCLKDEGLGSGGRSSEVSKVALKERFKNFNLGFEEVYRNQTTWKVPDPQLREELRLSISDKVIPAYRSFMGRFGGHLESGRHAGKYIKYTPEDIENFLQDLFEGSPGPLNHLRRKLST